The Populus nigra chromosome 19, ddPopNigr1.1, whole genome shotgun sequence genome includes a window with the following:
- the LOC133679363 gene encoding transcription factor bHLH63-like isoform X2 produces the protein MINRALLPAGGGENMLHCTDITVLERQRACIKWQQEQQQQQQVQLQQQEISYFTELTGGFQQAGFHEGGLSEVVTRSVKPDPGLVDNGWNNDHVVGLGVGPLYDNWSGFELNYGAISRTSSCPPAAVAAVAAATVKGSESVVSDKISSGVGRESSKKRKVDNIQNNSKVDAEEDTRDKRIKGCAEEGESKITEKNNNKNSRNNNTNKNNNSNKESSAGNSKDNSKVTEVQKPDYIHVRARRGQATDSHSLAERVRREKISERMKYLQDLVPGCNKITGKAGMLDEIINYVQSLQRQVEFLSMKLAAVNPRLDFNFDNLFAREAFPACSVNFPTIGMSSDLTNPAYLQFNPAQQQLVTCCGLDMGIDPPDMGLKRTTSSPESIPETFLDSSCFTQAHPPPAWDADLQNLYNVAFDQGRQTSFPTQPFTGSIEASNLKMEM, from the exons ATGATCAATAGAGCATTGTTACCAGCTGGCGGTGGAGAGAATATGTTGCACTGTACTGACATAACAGTGCTCGAGAGACAAAGAGCTTGTATCAAATGGCAACaagaacagcagcagcagcaacaggtTCAACTACAACAGCAAGAGATTAGTTATTTTACTGAACTGACCGGTGGGTTTCAACAAGCTGGGTTTCATGAGGGTGGTTTAAGTGAGGTGGTGACCCGGTCTGTGAAACCTGACCCGGGTTTGGTAGATAATGGTTGGAATAATGACCATGTTGTGGGGCTTGGTGTTGGCCCGCTGTATGATAATTGGTCAGGTTTTGAGTTGAATTATGGTGCCATTTCTAGGACTTCTAGCTGCCCGCCTGCGGCGGTCGCTGCTGTGGCAGCGGCTACAGTGAAAGGCTCAGAGTCTGTTGTGTCAGATAAGATCAGTTCCGGGGTTGGAAGAGAGAGTTCCAAGAAGAGAAAGGTTGATAATATACAAAACAACTCAAAg GTTGATGCAGAAGAAGACACCAGGGACAAAAGGATCAAAGGATGTGCAGAGGAAGGAGAGTCAAAGATCAcagagaaaaataacaacaaaaacagTCGCAACAATAAcaccaacaaaaacaataacagtAACAAAGAAAGTTCTGCTGGGAATTCAAAGGACAATTCCAAAGTAACGGAGGTTCAAAAGCCGGATTACATTCATGTCAGGGCACGTCGCGGTCAAGCTACTGATAGCCACAGCTTAGCTGAAAGA GTGAGGAGGGAAAAAATCAGTGAAAGAATGAAGTATCTTCAAGATTTGGTACCAGGGTGTAACAAAATCACTGGTAAGGCAGGCATGCTTGATGAGATCATTAACTATGTTCAATCACTTCAGAGACAAGTAGAG TTCTTGTCAATGAAACTAGCTGCTGTAAATCCAAGGCTTGACTTCAACTTTGACAACTTATTTGCCAGAGAG GCCTTTCCTGCTTGTTCAGTCAATTTTCCCACCATTGGGATGTCATCAGATTTGACTAATCCTGCATACCTTCAGTTTAATCCAGCACAACAACAATTAGTTACATGCTGTGGATTGGATATGGGGATAGATCCTCCTGATATGGGGCTTAAAAGGACCACCAGTTCTCCTGAATCTATTCCTGAAACATTTCTTGACTCTTCCTGCTTCACT CAAGCCCATCCCCCACCAGCCTGGGATGCTGATCTACAAAATCTTTACAATGTAGCTTTTGATCAAGGAAGACAAACATCCTTCCCAACTCAGCCATTTACAG GTTCTATTGAAGCTAGCAATCTGAAGATGGAGATGTGA
- the LOC133679363 gene encoding transcription factor bHLH63-like isoform X1, which yields MINRALLPAGGGENMLHCTDITVLERQRACIKWQQEQQQQQQVQLQQQEISYFTELTGGFQQAGFHEGGLSEVVTRSVKPDPGLVDNGWNNDHVVGLGVGPLYDNWSGFELNYGAISRTSSCPPAAVAAVAAATVKGSESVVSDKISSGVGRESSKKRKVDNIQNNSKVDAEEDTRDKRIKGCAEEGESKITEKNNNKNSRNNNTNKNNNSNKESSAGNSKDNSKVTEVQKPDYIHVRARRGQATDSHSLAERVRREKISERMKYLQDLVPGCNKITGKAGMLDEIINYVQSLQRQVEFLSMKLAAVNPRLDFNFDNLFAREQAFPACSVNFPTIGMSSDLTNPAYLQFNPAQQQLVTCCGLDMGIDPPDMGLKRTTSSPESIPETFLDSSCFTQAHPPPAWDADLQNLYNVAFDQGRQTSFPTQPFTGSIEASNLKMEM from the exons ATGATCAATAGAGCATTGTTACCAGCTGGCGGTGGAGAGAATATGTTGCACTGTACTGACATAACAGTGCTCGAGAGACAAAGAGCTTGTATCAAATGGCAACaagaacagcagcagcagcaacaggtTCAACTACAACAGCAAGAGATTAGTTATTTTACTGAACTGACCGGTGGGTTTCAACAAGCTGGGTTTCATGAGGGTGGTTTAAGTGAGGTGGTGACCCGGTCTGTGAAACCTGACCCGGGTTTGGTAGATAATGGTTGGAATAATGACCATGTTGTGGGGCTTGGTGTTGGCCCGCTGTATGATAATTGGTCAGGTTTTGAGTTGAATTATGGTGCCATTTCTAGGACTTCTAGCTGCCCGCCTGCGGCGGTCGCTGCTGTGGCAGCGGCTACAGTGAAAGGCTCAGAGTCTGTTGTGTCAGATAAGATCAGTTCCGGGGTTGGAAGAGAGAGTTCCAAGAAGAGAAAGGTTGATAATATACAAAACAACTCAAAg GTTGATGCAGAAGAAGACACCAGGGACAAAAGGATCAAAGGATGTGCAGAGGAAGGAGAGTCAAAGATCAcagagaaaaataacaacaaaaacagTCGCAACAATAAcaccaacaaaaacaataacagtAACAAAGAAAGTTCTGCTGGGAATTCAAAGGACAATTCCAAAGTAACGGAGGTTCAAAAGCCGGATTACATTCATGTCAGGGCACGTCGCGGTCAAGCTACTGATAGCCACAGCTTAGCTGAAAGA GTGAGGAGGGAAAAAATCAGTGAAAGAATGAAGTATCTTCAAGATTTGGTACCAGGGTGTAACAAAATCACTGGTAAGGCAGGCATGCTTGATGAGATCATTAACTATGTTCAATCACTTCAGAGACAAGTAGAG TTCTTGTCAATGAAACTAGCTGCTGTAAATCCAAGGCTTGACTTCAACTTTGACAACTTATTTGCCAGAGAG CAGGCCTTTCCTGCTTGTTCAGTCAATTTTCCCACCATTGGGATGTCATCAGATTTGACTAATCCTGCATACCTTCAGTTTAATCCAGCACAACAACAATTAGTTACATGCTGTGGATTGGATATGGGGATAGATCCTCCTGATATGGGGCTTAAAAGGACCACCAGTTCTCCTGAATCTATTCCTGAAACATTTCTTGACTCTTCCTGCTTCACT CAAGCCCATCCCCCACCAGCCTGGGATGCTGATCTACAAAATCTTTACAATGTAGCTTTTGATCAAGGAAGACAAACATCCTTCCCAACTCAGCCATTTACAG GTTCTATTGAAGCTAGCAATCTGAAGATGGAGATGTGA
- the LOC133679840 gene encoding uncharacterized protein LOC133679840, with translation MEVLEEDEEYNWREVRLPSMTRIEPEPELEREKGERRRGRDILIAIDHGPNSKHAFDWALIHLCRLADTIHLVHAVSSVQNTVVYETSQQLLEKLAVEALQVAMVSTVARIVEGDAGKIICKEAVRLKPAAVVMGTRGRGLVQSFLQGSASEYCFHHCKVAPVIIVPGKEAGDESLI, from the exons ATGGAGGTACTGGAAGAAGATGAAGAGTACAACTGGAGAGAAGTGAGACTGCCTTCAATGACACGAATAGAACCCGAACCAGAGCTTGAAAGAGAGAAAGGGGAAAGAAGAAGAGGCAGAGACATACTTATAGCGATTGATCATGGGCCAAATAGCAAGCATGCTTTTGATTGGGCTTTGATTCACCTCTGCAGGCTGGCTGACACCATCCATCTTGTCCATGCTGTCTCCA GTGTGCAAAATACTGTTGTTTACGAGACAAGCCAGCAGCTCTTGGAGAAGCTTGCTGTGGAGGCTTTGCAGGTTGCCATG gtgAGTACTGTGGCTCGGATTGTGGAAGGGGATGCTGGTAAGATAATTTGCAAGGAAGCAGTAAGGCTAAAGCCTGCAGCAGTGGTGATGGGTACCAGAGGCAGAGGCTTagttcaaag TTTTCTTCAGGGTAGTGCGAGTGAATATTGCTTTCACCACTGTAAAGTAGCACCTGTTATAATTGTTCCTGGGAAAG aaGCTGGAGATGAATCATTGATATAA